A single genomic interval of Zobellia nedashkovskayae harbors:
- a CDS encoding sulfatase-like hydrolase/transferase, with the protein MLCIYAATTVSGWAQEQPNFIFILTDDQQYGLMGCTGNTIVKTPNLDKLASDGVLFTNAHITTAICTPSRASILTSQFERKHGINFNSGTSMSKEGWKNTYPMVMRENGYYTGWVGKNHVPVGEGGYDSGLMEKSFDYWYAGHGHLGFYPKDRHSIFKDAKNDTQVEVVGEGIQDFLSNEQKLGGAIKFIDNRPTDKPFMLSVCFNLPHGAGTGSMQMRDSDDEIYKTLYRDQNIPLPENYVARKDIKTPKLPAEIHHAEDRQVGYDYVDTPEGFRERYIRQMEAMTGIDRLLGELRQTLKDQKLDKNTVIAFTSDHGLFMGQFGLGGKALCYEETTHVPMIIFDPNTKKSKRGKTSDALVQSIDIAPTMMTMAGVTIPDSYQGKNLTGLLAGEQEAVRPYLYTENLWSTQFGNPRCEAVQDHEWKYIRYYKNENFSALKKIATAKEMGINTSAMLYKVHDPDIAVYRDYADGPLNGEPAVYEELFNLKNDPKETTNLASDASNKNKLEELRKVWKTEITNARGNEFPKVLRYTSDSEGERGLIIEPK; encoded by the coding sequence ATGCTCTGCATTTACGCCGCAACAACCGTATCTGGTTGGGCACAAGAGCAGCCAAATTTCATCTTTATATTAACGGATGACCAGCAGTACGGCCTCATGGGCTGTACGGGTAATACCATTGTAAAAACGCCAAACCTAGATAAATTGGCTAGTGATGGGGTTTTGTTCACCAATGCCCATATAACTACTGCTATTTGCACACCAAGTAGAGCCAGTATTCTAACGAGTCAGTTTGAGAGAAAACACGGTATAAACTTTAATTCCGGCACCAGTATGTCCAAAGAAGGTTGGAAGAACACCTATCCTATGGTTATGCGTGAAAATGGGTATTACACCGGTTGGGTGGGGAAAAACCATGTTCCTGTTGGAGAGGGTGGTTATGATAGCGGACTCATGGAAAAAAGTTTTGATTACTGGTACGCAGGCCATGGTCATCTGGGCTTCTATCCAAAAGACCGTCACAGTATTTTTAAAGATGCTAAAAACGACACCCAAGTAGAAGTGGTTGGTGAAGGAATTCAAGACTTTTTATCCAATGAGCAGAAATTAGGCGGGGCCATAAAATTCATAGACAACAGACCTACGGATAAGCCTTTTATGCTTTCCGTGTGTTTTAACCTTCCTCACGGAGCAGGGACAGGTTCTATGCAAATGCGTGATTCTGACGATGAGATTTACAAAACGCTTTATCGCGACCAGAATATTCCGTTACCAGAAAATTATGTCGCTAGAAAAGATATAAAAACACCAAAATTACCTGCAGAAATACATCACGCGGAAGACCGCCAGGTGGGTTATGATTATGTAGATACGCCAGAAGGTTTTAGAGAGCGTTATATACGCCAAATGGAAGCTATGACAGGTATTGACCGTCTTCTAGGAGAGCTTAGACAAACTTTGAAGGACCAAAAATTAGATAAGAATACCGTTATTGCTTTTACTTCTGACCACGGTCTTTTTATGGGGCAATTCGGTCTTGGCGGAAAAGCGTTGTGCTACGAAGAAACTACGCATGTACCTATGATAATCTTTGACCCAAACACCAAGAAATCAAAGAGAGGAAAAACTTCCGATGCTTTGGTACAGAGTATAGATATAGCCCCAACTATGATGACCATGGCAGGCGTAACTATTCCTGACAGTTACCAAGGTAAAAACTTAACCGGACTTTTAGCTGGTGAACAAGAAGCTGTGCGCCCCTACCTTTACACTGAAAATTTATGGTCTACGCAATTTGGAAACCCTAGATGTGAGGCTGTCCAAGACCATGAATGGAAATACATTCGCTATTATAAAAACGAGAATTTCTCGGCATTGAAAAAAATAGCTACTGCTAAAGAAATGGGTATTAATACCAGCGCAATGTTGTACAAAGTTCACGACCCAGATATAGCTGTTTACAGAGATTATGCAGACGGACCACTAAATGGCGAACCAGCTGTCTATGAAGAGCTTTTCAACCTTAAAAATGACCCCAAAGAAACGACCAATTTAGCCTCTGATGCCTCTAACAAGAATAAATTAGAAGAGTTGAGAAAAGTTTGGAAAACAGAAATTACCAATGCTAGAGGTAATGAATTTCCAAAGGTTCTTAGGTATACTTCGGACAGTGAAGGAGAAAGAGGCCTTATTATAGAACCTAAGTAA
- a CDS encoding short chain dehydrogenase gives MKILIIGGHGTIGRKVSAHFSEHNEVLIAGRTNGDFLVDIEDSSSISKMFEKTGQLDAIICIAGEAKWANFNDLTEDDFHIGLNSKLMGQVNLVRLGKDALNPKGSITLSTGILADDPVVKTTSAAMVNGGVHSFVQAVALETENGIRVNVVSSGMVEDAYEKYKDYFPGHNPIPMKKVVNGYVRSVNGKGNGEVIRIYD, from the coding sequence ATGAAAATCCTGATTATTGGAGGGCACGGAACTATCGGAAGAAAAGTAAGCGCTCATTTTTCCGAACATAATGAGGTGCTAATTGCCGGCAGAACCAATGGTGATTTCTTAGTAGACATAGAAGATAGTTCCTCTATTTCTAAAATGTTTGAAAAAACTGGCCAATTAGACGCTATTATCTGTATAGCCGGTGAAGCCAAATGGGCAAATTTCAACGATCTTACGGAAGACGATTTTCATATTGGGCTAAATAGTAAATTAATGGGGCAGGTAAACCTTGTTCGTTTGGGCAAGGATGCTCTAAATCCTAAAGGCTCTATTACACTTTCTACTGGTATTCTAGCAGACGACCCTGTTGTAAAAACTACTAGTGCTGCCATGGTAAATGGTGGTGTTCATAGTTTTGTACAAGCTGTAGCTTTAGAGACAGAAAATGGTATCAGGGTTAATGTGGTATCTTCTGGTATGGTAGAAGATGCTTACGAAAAGTATAAAGATTATTTTCCTGGGCACAACCCTATTCCCATGAAAAAAGTAGTTAATGGATACGTTCGCAGTGTGAACGGAAAAGGCAATGGCGAGGTCATTCGCATCTACGATTAA
- the thiD gene encoding bifunctional hydroxymethylpyrimidine kinase/phosphomethylpyrimidine kinase — protein sequence MITRYPSVLTIAGSDSGGCAGIQADIKSISANGAFAASVITATTAQNTQGVFDIHPIPVAHIRKQLIAVLEDIDFGAIKIGMLHSAEVIKMVQDTLREYSIKKIVLDPVMVATSGDRLLDKTALGNLKYFLSDAYLITPNIPEAEILIDRIIDSQKLGEAAREIGNTFKTSVLLKGGHLEDSEQMTDTLFLYDTQKTVSIQNKRVHTNNTHGTGCTLSSAIAAQLSLGLTLEEAVKNACSYLNKAITQGKDKTLGKGNGPVQHFPI from the coding sequence ATGATTACAAGATATCCTAGTGTTCTTACCATTGCCGGAAGCGATTCTGGAGGTTGTGCCGGTATACAGGCCGATATTAAAAGTATTAGTGCCAATGGCGCCTTTGCCGCATCTGTCATTACAGCTACTACCGCTCAAAACACTCAGGGTGTTTTTGATATTCACCCTATTCCTGTTGCCCATATACGCAAACAATTAATTGCGGTTCTTGAGGATATTGACTTTGGCGCTATTAAAATAGGAATGCTCCACTCTGCAGAGGTTATTAAAATGGTACAGGACACCCTTAGGGAATACTCTATCAAGAAAATAGTTCTAGATCCTGTAATGGTCGCTACCTCTGGAGATAGACTTTTAGATAAGACTGCACTAGGGAATTTGAAATATTTTTTAAGCGATGCCTATCTTATTACGCCTAATATTCCTGAAGCTGAGATTTTAATCGATAGAATAATAGATTCACAGAAGCTTGGTGAGGCCGCAAGAGAAATAGGGAATACATTCAAAACCTCTGTTTTATTAAAAGGAGGACATTTAGAAGATTCCGAACAAATGACGGATACGCTATTTTTATATGATACCCAGAAAACGGTTTCTATTCAAAACAAAAGGGTACATACAAATAATACCCATGGCACCGGATGCACTTTATCTTCTGCCATCGCCGCTCAATTAAGTTTAGGTCTTACCCTAGAAGAGGCCGTAAAAAATGCCTGCTCTTATTTAAATAAAGCCATTACACAGGGTAAAGACAAAACCTTGGGCAAAGGCAACGGTCCCGTCCAGCATTTTCCTATATAA
- a CDS encoding sulfatase-like hydrolase/transferase → MKNTKLLFTFALGFLTALPIVAQEKKPNIIVVLTDDQGWADVGFNGATDIPTPNLDKLASQGVIFDNGYVSHPYCSPSRAGLLTGRYQARFGHDCNMPYQAENDDTVGTPLSEKMIPEALKERGYRTSAIGKWHLGDHSSLHPTQQGFDHWFGFAGGGMNYWGVPDGPIKTIVRNGKPVPQNELRYLTDDFTDEAIDFITKKDDKPFFMYLAYNAPHAPDHATQQYLENTKHIEYGGRSIYAAMVNAVDANVGRIDSTLVANGMKENTILVFLSDNGGRTEHADNRPYRGHKGMLFEGGIKVPFFITWPEKLKAGQHYEKPISSLDLFPTFLEAAGGDVTKETQLDGTTLLPYILDGKTDTPHEKLFWRSVGGFEYAVRIGNYKLYKSSYKNKTLLFNLKSDPWERTDIADKHPEKIAELEKAYTAWDAKNLVPGWLDPHRENVLKEEKALQGMRKKAQGPTLK, encoded by the coding sequence ATGAAGAACACTAAACTTTTATTCACTTTTGCTTTAGGTTTCCTAACAGCCCTACCCATTGTAGCACAAGAAAAAAAGCCAAATATTATCGTTGTCCTAACGGATGATCAAGGTTGGGCAGATGTTGGCTTTAATGGAGCAACGGATATTCCCACCCCAAATTTGGACAAATTAGCCTCCCAAGGTGTGATTTTTGATAACGGATATGTTTCCCATCCGTACTGTAGTCCTTCACGCGCTGGACTTTTAACCGGTCGCTATCAGGCTCGTTTTGGTCACGATTGTAACATGCCATACCAAGCCGAAAACGATGACACGGTGGGCACGCCACTTTCCGAAAAAATGATTCCTGAAGCCCTAAAAGAACGGGGATATCGCACGAGCGCTATTGGAAAATGGCACTTGGGCGATCATTCTAGCCTTCACCCTACTCAACAAGGTTTTGACCATTGGTTCGGTTTTGCCGGTGGTGGAATGAACTATTGGGGCGTACCTGATGGCCCTATTAAAACTATTGTTAGAAATGGTAAACCGGTTCCTCAAAATGAATTGCGTTACCTAACGGATGATTTCACAGATGAGGCCATCGATTTTATTACCAAGAAAGATGATAAACCATTTTTTATGTATTTGGCTTATAACGCGCCACATGCTCCTGATCACGCTACCCAACAATATTTAGAAAACACAAAACATATTGAATATGGTGGACGTAGTATCTATGCCGCCATGGTAAATGCTGTTGATGCAAACGTTGGGAGAATAGACTCTACACTAGTTGCAAATGGTATGAAAGAAAACACAATTTTAGTATTTTTAAGTGATAACGGAGGACGTACGGAACATGCTGACAACCGACCGTACAGAGGCCACAAAGGCATGTTGTTTGAAGGTGGAATAAAAGTTCCTTTTTTCATTACTTGGCCAGAGAAATTGAAAGCGGGTCAACATTATGAGAAACCTATTAGCTCATTGGACCTTTTCCCTACTTTTCTAGAAGCCGCTGGCGGTGATGTTACAAAAGAAACACAATTAGACGGCACCACTCTCCTACCCTATATTTTAGATGGAAAAACCGACACTCCCCATGAAAAATTGTTCTGGCGTTCCGTTGGCGGATTTGAATATGCCGTTAGAATAGGTAATTACAAACTTTATAAGAGTTCATACAAGAACAAAACGTTGCTTTTCAATTTAAAAAGCGACCCTTGGGAACGAACGGATATAGCAGATAAGCATCCTGAAAAAATTGCTGAACTAGAAAAAGCATACACGGCTTGGGATGCTAAAAACCTAGTTCCTGGTTGGTTAGACCCGCACCGTGAAAATGTTCTTAAAGAAGAAAAAGCTTTACAGGGCATGCGCAAAAAAGCCCAAGGTCCAACATTAAAATAA
- a CDS encoding sulfatase-like hydrolase/transferase — MKNLTLALITVLLFSCKAEKKEIPLSKPNVVFIFADDMTYSAINALGNKEIKTPNLDKLVHNGTTFTHAFNMGGWNGAICAASRAMIISGRKLWEVNEFRENWSNGKEFDKTWGKLMEGAGYDTYMTGKWHVDAKAQNVFQNVIHTRPGMPGDAWAKELTGSKFSTLKENGLKPADIMPIGYNRPQNENDTTWTPTNMKHGGFWQGGKHWSEVLRDDALGFIDQTKTSKNPFFMYLAFNAPHDPRQAPKEFVDMYSLDDITIPESFLPLYPYKDGMGNGPSLRDEALAPFPRTEFAVKVHTKEYYALITHLDFQIGKIIEGLEKTGKMDNTYIIFTADHGLAVGKHGLIGKQSQFDHSIRAPFMIVGPKIPKYKKIDTDIYLQDAMATSLELAGVKKPEYVFFNSVLDLVNGDRKESHYDAIYNGYIDLQRMIRKDGYKLILYPKMDVVLLYDLKADPKEMNDLAANPEYKEKVDTMFAELMILQKDMEDTLDISSVLKNYRAKK, encoded by the coding sequence TTGAAAAATTTAACGCTTGCCCTTATTACGGTATTGCTATTCTCTTGCAAGGCCGAAAAGAAAGAAATACCGCTTTCTAAACCCAATGTAGTTTTCATTTTTGCCGATGATATGACCTACTCGGCCATAAATGCCCTGGGAAACAAAGAAATTAAAACCCCAAACTTAGACAAACTAGTGCATAACGGAACCACTTTTACACATGCCTTTAACATGGGAGGATGGAACGGTGCCATTTGTGCTGCTTCCCGTGCCATGATTATTTCTGGTAGAAAATTATGGGAGGTAAATGAGTTTCGTGAAAACTGGAGTAATGGTAAAGAGTTTGACAAAACTTGGGGTAAACTCATGGAAGGTGCCGGATACGACACTTATATGACCGGAAAATGGCATGTTGATGCCAAGGCCCAAAATGTTTTTCAAAACGTGATTCATACGCGACCTGGAATGCCTGGTGATGCATGGGCAAAAGAGCTAACTGGCTCTAAATTCTCAACATTGAAAGAAAACGGACTTAAACCTGCTGATATTATGCCTATTGGCTACAACAGGCCGCAGAACGAAAATGACACTACGTGGACGCCAACCAATATGAAGCACGGTGGATTCTGGCAAGGTGGCAAACACTGGAGCGAAGTTTTAAGAGACGATGCCCTTGGGTTTATAGACCAAACCAAAACAAGTAAAAATCCTTTCTTTATGTACCTGGCTTTTAATGCTCCACATGATCCAAGACAGGCGCCAAAAGAGTTTGTAGATATGTATTCTTTAGATGATATAACCATTCCTGAAAGCTTCCTTCCTCTCTACCCTTACAAAGATGGCATGGGCAACGGACCTAGTCTTAGAGATGAGGCACTGGCGCCCTTTCCTAGAACAGAATTTGCCGTTAAAGTACATACCAAAGAGTACTATGCTCTTATAACTCACTTAGATTTCCAGATTGGAAAAATTATAGAGGGATTGGAAAAAACAGGCAAGATGGATAATACCTATATCATCTTCACGGCTGATCACGGTTTAGCGGTTGGGAAACATGGCCTAATTGGGAAACAAAGTCAATTTGACCATAGTATACGGGCTCCTTTCATGATTGTAGGACCAAAAATCCCTAAATACAAAAAAATTGATACGGATATCTATTTGCAGGATGCCATGGCCACAAGTTTAGAATTAGCCGGTGTTAAGAAACCTGAATATGTATTCTTTAATAGCGTCTTGGACCTTGTAAACGGTGATAGGAAAGAAAGCCACTATGATGCTATCTACAACGGTTATATAGACTTACAACGTATGATTCGTAAAGATGGTTATAAGTTGATTCTATATCCAAAAATGGATGTAGTTTTACTTTATGATCTGAAAGCAGATCCAAAAGAAATGAATGATTTAGCTGCAAACCCAGAATACAAGGAAAAAGTAGATACTATGTTCGCAGAGTTGATGATACTCCAAAAAGATATGGAAGACA
- a CDS encoding ArsR/SmtB family transcription factor yields the protein MDVKEAVEISKCLSNQTRMQIMEWLREPEKNFPPHISIDHFNDGVCATYIHEKSRLSQSTISNYLTSMEKCGLLVMTRHGKWSYYKRNEALITDFAKYLL from the coding sequence ATGGATGTAAAAGAAGCAGTTGAAATTAGCAAATGTTTATCTAATCAGACTCGAATGCAGATAATGGAATGGCTCAGGGAACCTGAAAAGAATTTTCCGCCACATATCAGCATAGATCATTTTAATGACGGAGTCTGTGCTACATACATACACGAGAAGTCTAGATTGTCGCAATCTACAATTTCAAATTACTTGACCAGTATGGAAAAGTGTGGATTATTGGTTATGACTAGACACGGAAAATGGTCTTATTATAAAAGAAATGAGGCTTTAATTACTGATTTTGCTAAATATTTATTATAA
- a CDS encoding alpha-L-fucosidase, protein MKNKIALLLILVLTATCYAQEKFEPEWENLNQHKASPEWFADAKLGVYFHWGVYNVPANGNEWYGRFMYESDRVKTWGKDVYDYHTKTYGRDVNYHDFIPQWKAEKFSAKRWVDMFENMGAKFIGTIAEHHDGFSLWESEVNPWNSFDKGPKIDVVKQIGDEVKKRNLKFMTTFHHGFHMHFYPKKENSFLRPVSMHAVTYANPEVPQEDEYRILYGNTTYKEECDIWLGKLNEVIDAYSPDYIWMYFAQGYIQEDYRKQFLANYFNKAKEQNKEVVINTKGSFFPTDLAVVNLERATVIDIAPEVWVTDFQLGSSWGYNKDKRTALDPKKAIRILAEVVSKNGVMILAAAPMAEGIIPEEQAKAMEGIGAWLQLYGESIYKTRPFVAYGQGPTELKRNPEDEWNDYGAIKAGLYDLNSADIRYTIKDKTVYAIQLGWPGENTETVLTVFANKAKDMDIKSVSVLGSKQKIEWKKTAEGLLVTSPRKIPAEAEAAFVYKITLK, encoded by the coding sequence ATGAAAAACAAGATTGCCCTTCTTTTAATATTGGTACTTACTGCTACATGTTACGCTCAAGAAAAGTTTGAACCAGAATGGGAAAACCTTAACCAGCATAAAGCTTCTCCTGAATGGTTTGCAGATGCCAAGTTAGGTGTCTATTTTCATTGGGGCGTCTATAACGTTCCTGCCAACGGAAATGAATGGTACGGGCGTTTTATGTACGAGAGTGACCGGGTAAAGACGTGGGGCAAAGATGTCTATGACTACCATACCAAAACCTACGGAAGAGATGTAAATTATCATGATTTTATTCCCCAATGGAAAGCCGAAAAATTCTCTGCTAAGCGTTGGGTGGATATGTTCGAAAATATGGGTGCAAAATTCATAGGAACCATTGCAGAGCATCATGACGGATTTTCGCTTTGGGAAAGTGAAGTCAATCCTTGGAACTCCTTTGATAAAGGCCCTAAAATCGATGTAGTAAAACAAATTGGTGACGAAGTAAAAAAGCGCAATTTAAAATTCATGACCACTTTTCACCATGGTTTTCACATGCATTTTTATCCCAAAAAAGAGAATAGTTTTCTTCGCCCCGTAAGCATGCATGCCGTAACTTATGCTAACCCAGAAGTTCCTCAAGAAGATGAGTACCGCATTCTTTACGGAAATACCACCTATAAAGAAGAATGTGATATCTGGCTAGGGAAATTGAATGAAGTAATAGATGCTTATTCTCCGGATTATATTTGGATGTATTTTGCCCAAGGGTATATTCAAGAGGATTACCGCAAACAATTTCTGGCCAACTATTTCAACAAAGCAAAAGAGCAGAATAAAGAGGTGGTGATTAACACCAAAGGGTCATTTTTTCCAACGGATTTAGCTGTTGTAAATTTAGAAAGAGCTACGGTTATAGATATCGCCCCAGAAGTTTGGGTAACGGATTTTCAACTGGGTAGCTCATGGGGCTATAATAAAGACAAACGTACTGCTTTAGACCCTAAAAAAGCCATTCGTATTTTGGCCGAGGTAGTCAGTAAAAACGGAGTTATGATTTTAGCCGCTGCCCCAATGGCAGAAGGTATTATTCCAGAAGAACAGGCCAAAGCAATGGAAGGCATTGGAGCTTGGTTACAATTGTACGGCGAGAGTATTTACAAAACACGTCCATTTGTTGCGTATGGTCAAGGACCAACCGAATTGAAACGAAATCCAGAAGACGAGTGGAATGATTATGGAGCCATAAAAGCTGGTTTATATGACTTGAATTCAGCTGATATTCGCTACACCATAAAGGACAAAACAGTCTACGCCATTCAATTAGGTTGGCCGGGTGAGAATACAGAAACGGTGCTGACAGTTTTTGCTAACAAAGCCAAGGATATGGACATCAAATCGGTTTCTGTATTGGGTAGCAAACAAAAAATAGAATGGAAAAAAACAGCAGAAGGCCTTTTGGTTACTTCTCCAAGAAAAATACCTGCCGAAGCGGAAGCTGCTTTTGTTTACAAAATCACTTTAAAATAA
- a CDS encoding 3-keto-disaccharide hydrolase produces MTNKITTIVTLLLYLCAFFLFSSQKSAPKKSSINWENPFPKDELGTAYTITPNELPDNQQLFNIKKNKIEVLYAWKGDEAPFGMVTTNKEYSHFNLELEYKWGERKFAPRLEAKRDAGIVFHIKGEKVVWPTCLECQIQEGDTGDLWVIKGPKVTWFQKDGSTLLLDSSGKIDYLEGDKYGNHEVDGWNKVRVEVKGSKSAKFFENGQLVNELKDFLNADGTPLEKGNIALQAEGSEIIYRNIRIQELK; encoded by the coding sequence ATGACAAACAAAATTACTACCATTGTAACATTATTACTTTATTTGTGTGCCTTTTTTTTATTTTCATCTCAAAAATCTGCGCCTAAAAAATCATCTATAAATTGGGAAAATCCTTTTCCCAAAGATGAACTCGGTACCGCTTACACCATCACTCCAAACGAACTGCCCGATAATCAGCAATTATTCAACATCAAAAAGAATAAAATAGAAGTTCTCTATGCTTGGAAAGGAGACGAAGCTCCTTTTGGCATGGTTACCACTAATAAAGAATACAGTCACTTTAATTTAGAACTTGAATATAAGTGGGGAGAACGTAAATTTGCTCCTCGCCTAGAAGCCAAACGGGATGCTGGTATCGTTTTTCATATTAAAGGAGAAAAAGTTGTCTGGCCCACTTGCCTAGAATGTCAAATTCAGGAAGGTGACACGGGTGATCTATGGGTCATAAAAGGCCCAAAAGTAACGTGGTTTCAAAAGGATGGCTCTACTCTATTATTAGATTCTAGTGGAAAAATAGACTATCTAGAAGGTGATAAATATGGTAATCATGAAGTTGATGGCTGGAACAAAGTACGCGTAGAAGTAAAAGGTTCAAAAAGTGCCAAGTTCTTTGAAAACGGCCAACTGGTAAACGAACTGAAAGACTTCTTAAATGCAGATGGTACTCCATTAGAAAAAGGAAATATTGCACTACAAGCAGAAGGCTCTGAAATTATCTATAGAAATATCAGAATTCAAGAATTAAAATAA